The genomic region agaataagtgtgtatgcatttctgaatggctgatggatgtcacatggtacagggggagttgaacaatacataactttttaaattgtcataaaaaataaattggattttagacttagtgctattgcattgtcttgttatcttgcatttgttgattatgaaaatctactgtgttgactggtcctttaaaatagatttttggtctagactaatcctggcataaaagtagattgcttataatgcacaaatttaatgttttgtttaaaactatctttaaaatgaaattcatgttatgtccctttaaagcacatgatgtacctgtagtaatcagaatacagatgttacatgacaggtgacgcagggtacggctgcagaccatggctattaacccccttggtgcaccccattacagagccacaactcaggtaccaggaggcacacataagaacaaggaatgtcattgaaaggaactttggcctattaaaaaccaggttcaggcgtctggatgttacaggcggagcactacagtataaccccaacaaagtgtgttccattgtcaatgcttgctgtattctacacaacattgctgtggacacacatttgttgggggacattgacccagagcagcagcagcagctggttcctgtacctgaggatgtggacagggggacactgagggggaatgaagtgagggaccttgtcatccgtcaatacttcacctgtaagttacttattcataagtacagtaaaccataacattcacatgtattatgatgtttgacagtacctcaccaaccattgcatgtgtatatatcatgtctttcagaattacatactgcggatttccactgcatgtaagtgaaactactacatcccaacccccttcccttaaagggacactatacccaaacattttctttcatgatcaaggtagagaatataattttaaacaacattccaatttacttctattacctaatttgatttattctttagatatactttaatgaagacatagcaatgcacacagtgaaccaatcacaggaggcatctatgtccagcttctaatcagcagctactaagcatatctagatatgcttttcaggaaagaatatcaggagaatgaagcaaaattgataatagaagtaaattagaaagttgtttataattgtatgctctttccaaatcatgaaagaaaacatttggatttcatgtccctttaacaaccctaattactgtatatttctcatttgtttcattcatgtttagttcactatgatttattgactatcattaagaatgatgaTAATGGATatgtataccttatgttcacaccttctgtaaatacattattagttatatatacccacgtatcaatttatattggatgtgagaaaccttgatttacatcttagaagtgaatattactatatgtacccttcatacacaactatgtgatgtggtttatagaacaggaatatgtcataaacatgataataatacattTCTGGCCCATTTCAACACAGGCATTATTATAGGTTTTagcaatattactgtactaaaacaaacctcacatggatgtggatgacaattatatggtaaataacagaggacaagatttaggatgaaacttaacaagatttattttcttttaggcttctttttgggtctcctgcctctcctgggttgtgtggatccagaggatcctgcaggagtgctggccacagatatgcagtgtagggcttggtataagcctggagcagtctaagggttaaggctgtaggagagtgggttagaagagagagggaaggtgctgggtgcaacattgttgcaatttagggtaggcccctccttaccagtagataagccaagttctcccttgcaacttcctcttcttctccggatcctggctgaagcagttttttcttagcagttctgtcatcaccagtgcagctatgcatcgttccaggcgttctactctgcctcccagacgttaccagtcggaacaggaacctcctgcacctgcaaaagaaaaaataaagataagttttcaatctatttctgaggatgatttagatatcattcccccaactcaatatactactgttgtgtcagcccaggttcataatgtggaagagcagggaccTATTGATATTGAGTTAGCTCAGGAATCCCCCAGACCTCAAGCATTGCAGACCCAGCAGGCTAATTTACCTCTTGATAGTGTACAGGCCTCATTTTTAAGTGCTgtaccccctgctgctatgtcagcagtttctgacctattgaaaaacataatatccgctatggctgcagcctccccagggcccagtgtcacaccagctgttttccctcctgatccttctagtcaggatccggatcctgctttaactacccccagcaggcatcgccctttcacacctctcattGAGGCACCACACGTGGCAACACGCGGTCCCCAGCCCGGCCGGAACATGGCCCCTCAGCCCTCAACACCCGGACTTGCCCCTGGTCGCACCATACCCGAGGCCCATGCCATCTCAGGGCCTATGCTGCTCCCCCCGGGGCCTAGCGATCTCCTTCGCCAGCCGCGTGGTCCGGGTCCGACTTCCGGTGTCAACGCCAtgttagtgacgtcaccggaagcggacatcggcacttccggcttggcagattcccgcgcggtcacaaggacatcggctcccggggcaacgccacttgcaggtgagcaccgagagccgtccttggccgttggcgggttatcagtggggggtcgGAGGGGCATTAGCAGCGCAAGCAAACTGCGCAAGCGAACGGCACATTTGAATGTTAATCCTCAGGGGcatcaaaggggtcgctccatcataagaggtagtaccaggcagatagccagtgataggggtagggggacacgcagagttaacccttccagggcaatgaggccattacagtttatacaaatgggagataacgcaaatgccgttcagcaggccgctcccgatattattaacccacacagggctgatagtggtttagtgcaagcggccgctcagccgcaTGATATTGTGTCTAATAATAGCCTGCATGTGAATCAAGGCAATGTTCAAAGTATGCATGTTAATCAAAACATTGAGCATCATTTACCATCTCATCATTTACCATCCCCCATTGGTGTGAATGCGGCTTTGAATGGTGTGAACGTACAAGCAGCTCCTCAGGGATATAATACACCCCTGGTTGGCATACATAATGCGAATGTGCAATCTTTAAGCCAGCTACAACATCCCATTACTTTAGGCATACAAGGAGTGCAACCCCTTGATCAGGGTATCCACTCCCCCATGGCAGCCACGCAgggcgctcatgcacactcattaaaccatgcacaatcaataagccaggcatgccataaccctattgtagaccagcagggtgtgaatgctcagacatctgcgaatggacagtcagtgagtcagggatttcatacaccacttcatatagctcatccaccccttgctactgataatccagacacatccattgggcaaagtgctcgccaaattctttctcttttgcagggggcaattggatcacaaagtgcagcaaaaacacggaccaacactgccacagtcatgagtggggcggatgcaggagtaccaggcagcattacagcaggagcagcagccaccacttccactgcacagcaagggtcttcaggactcgccctccaaaaccagccagcaggccagcccgtttccagcatgggtcagggacctcctgccattagtcacggtgagaatgctttatttacacacaatgacctttcttcctctgactcatcctcttctgactcagggtctgagactgactcttccttgggtttacaaggggcaggtcagaagaaaatgtttagaatgattaagaaaattttaaagaggggggtcaAGCCAGATACTAAGCAGGATAGCGCCAGTAACCCCGCCCTGCAAAACCCATCTACAGAGGTGCCAGCTGAACCTCTCCCTACCAGGGCCATCTCCgaaaggcgagcagccctttacggggacgcaagcccaggaaaaatatactcattgcatagacacctgcgcaaaaaggtggtcagtagaatccaccgtggaaaatatgttaatatatttgacctttcggtggaggcgtataggcagagagagaagagcgctgagggaacagggcctaaaaaatttaaacgcccagacacttttgatgagtggctccagtgcttcagggttttttcctcctgttatatcgaaaagtacccctcccagagtttgcctatcctaaaatacacggacactattcactggattcagcgtaatcacagtgaaggtgtgtggagggaatatgatgctgagttcaggaggaaaatggcaggaaatccttccctgacatttgactctactgataaccagttgtggcagcgaatggacccaaaagggggtgcacccgctgctgcaacttcaactcagcaatcagcgcagcagtcctttcgcaataccagaagcaggaaacgggggggaacctgctggcccttccaggacaaaaaatgcgacaagggtagcgcatgcaccttcagacatgtctgcaggtactgctcgggtccacaccctggcagtgactgCATCAAGCGAAGGGACCAGGCCAATAAGCCCCCTTCAGCAAACttgggccagaaaggcggaaacgccaattaatgtacatgccatggcaccatggttgtgggcttacccagaccaggcggcggcacgtatgttatgggagggtttttcatttggttttcatatccccacatttaggcaaatcaagggtaagagatttaataggaaccttatttcagcataccaacacccccaagtagtgagggataaaattaataaagaagtgactttagggcgaatggcgggcccctttgctgccccacctttacctgatttggtcatttccccgttgggggtggttcccaagaaagagccagggaagtttcgcctcattcagcacctgtcgtacccaaaaggtagctcagtcaatgatgccattgacccccaactcagctcggtgcgctatcaatcctttgatagcgcactagacctggtcaggagggcgggtcatggtgctctattggcgaaactagacattgagtcggcatttaggcttcttccactccacccctcagttttccatctaatgggttgtaagtttgcaggtgtgtactacgtggatcgctgcctgcccatgggctgctctttgtcatgcgccttgtttgaagcgttcagtagtttccttcattgggtcgtagcttcagaagtgggcagcgatcccatagcacactacctggacgattttctcattgtagggagggcaggctccgatgattgtttatccacaatgaacatcatgcgcagcgtcatgagacatttcggggtgcccctagcagaggacaaaacgcaaggccccgcgtcctgtttagtcttcctgggaatcgaaatcgacacccaggctcggctctgtaggttgccacctgataaagttcagggcatgcttgaggcggtcagagcggcagtctctaatgcagttatttccctgaaacagttacaatccctgttaggtttgcttaatttcgcttgcagagttatccccatgggtcgggtttttaaccgtagactggaaagacagcttagtggtaggtcaaacccgaaatcaaagataaccctagggagtgaattgctggctgacctggtagtctgggaacagtttctcacgcgatttaacgggattcgggtctggcgtacccctcccatgtctagccagttactgcaccttttcactgacgcagctggatcgcacggttacggggcctatttccagggagagtggagcgcggagccctggccggagtcctgggccccggcgggccttactcgaaacctgactctcctggagctattccccgtggtcttggcggtcgagctgtggggtgggaagttgtcgaacgggactgttgtgttctggacagacaacatcagtgtggtctttgcgatcaataacttgtcagccacctcagcaaaggtcattaccttgctgcgccacctggtgttgcgctgtctggaccttaacatccagttccaggcccgtcatgtcccgggCGTCGACAATGTTGTAGCTGACGCCCTGTCACGATTCGAATGGGCGACATTTCGCAAGTTAGCCCCCACAGCTGCAGCCGTGGGcttacgctgtcctgatttcctttggcagctcgtccttcctggatagccttactgccgttggtccgctcctccttagcaccatccacttggcacgcctatgcccgcatgtggtctgaatgggacaatttctgtgcgtccaggggagccgacgctgctcaggggtctagggacaacttacatgattggctggtgagtttgcatgcctctggggcccgtcagggggcaatacaatccaaattggccgccctctcatttttctatagggcattagccattcctgacccaaccaattccttttttattaggcaggtgatcaagggttggggcagatcgcagcagcggaaaatagacacgcgcgaacccatcacccgcgaccgcctggagcgtttgctcttggcgctcgacgtggtctgtagatcagattttgaagccctactcttcaaaactgcgtttaatctggcctttgccgccgctcttagagttagtgaggtagtagcaccctccaagcagGCGTCTGGGGCAGGTATACAATTGCAACATGTGAGAGCTGCCCCTGATTCCTTACTTCTTTTTCTGCcgcgatcaaagacagatcaggaaggtaagggaacctggatccccgttcaccctcaggtgaacagcgcatgctgcccggttaactgcgttaatctttacctggctcaaaggccgcctggcccggggcaattcctggtccatgcggacggcagatccctttccaaatttcagttcggtagggtcctaaaattggcggcagtccaggcggggctggacgctagcagactggccccgcactcttttcgcataggggccgcgactaacgctgcgcaagcgggctcctcgtgcgaggacataaaacgtattgggcgttggcggtccaattgtttcagaacctatgtccgtccaattgtttaatgtttagatgttaattcaggatactaaaatgtttgtctccacaggcactacccccggggtgaagcgaatctggattgtgggccactcctttgtccactgggcctccctacgctgtgcgtccctcccatttggccaatccctaggtctcccttccaacaaggcatccgttaggtggttgggtgatagggggatgtgctggccccaattagcaggaaccatatctgaggccctggtacgctgggggaagcctcacattattattcttcacctagggggtaacgatgtgggggccataccagttttacagttgattaaggttatgcaggcagacattgggtggctaagagtacgcatcccgggggtcatgatagggtggtcccatataataccccgtctccactggaggcatatgtcggcccatacggcggcataccgggttaggaagaagatcaatgcgtctgtagcgaaaaccgtcactgggtcaggtggcttcgtggtacggcacgaagccatttcggctgatagaaccgagctatatagaagggataaagttcacctttctgatgtggggctggatttattcataggggacattcagagagctctGTTACCCCTCTTGTAAATCGGGTTGTGCgttggcggcaagggtaccattaaaatgcttccttgtggcgggagatcctcggtccggttgcgcaggagaaggtcgctaggggtgagtgatggccagacttccggggaggagggtaggccctcacgtgcacgtgacggtaaccctccttcctcccttttgagggatggtcacgtgatctctgcaacccctcagcgtcatctccttagggcagagactcctctgctgctgttcccgttgggccggtgatctcctgctgttctgggtagctgatctctatgccgccatatatattttcagttctatcagttctatctagtttgttaggttaataaaattttatggcctgtgacggtcacaaaatttttcccataaaaagtttgtctgtggttatttcgcactacattctcatgtacatagttatttaattaagttatgttaaatcctctcctctgtgaagaaggatccggtaagcatttaatcccttaatgcagtgtagggcttggtataagcctggagcagtctaagggttaaggctgtaggagagtgggttagaagagagagggaaggtgctgggtgcaacattgttgcaatttagggtaggcccctccttaccagtagataagccaagttctcccttgcaacttcctcttcttctccggatcctggctgaagcagttttttccctccctcccttccccttttgcaatgttttaatgatgttgtattttcgacggcaccttaatggcagggctatggctactcaccctaggcccaataagccattactgtaggatatggatctcctctccctgttatgcggtttacacggcttggtaacagggaatccttatctaggtggaagatcttctttcaccctggcggcgggagatcctcggtccggttgcgcaggagaaggtcgctaggggtgagtgatggccagacttccggggaggagggtaggccctcacgtgcacgtgacggtaaccctccttcctcccttttgagggatggtcacgtgatctctgcaacccctcagcgtcatctccttagggcagagactcctctgctgctgttcccgttgggccggtgatctcctgctgttctgggtagctgatctctatgccgccatatatattttcagttctatcagttctatctagtttgttaggttaataaaattttatggcctgtgacggtcacaaaatttttcccataaaaagtttgtctgtggttatttcgcactacattctcatgtacatagttatttaattaagttatgttaaatcctctcctctgtgaagaaggatccggtaagcatttaatcccttagagatgctggaggcaatgtcctgctggtgggtgaaatgctccaccataacacccaacagttggttctgttccctccatctgttgtcactctggatttgcatgtcagaAATTACTCTCAGCATTTGAGATTGATTTTGGACCATAGCAGTTAAAGAAGCTGCCATGTcccattgcagctcaatggaagactgttgtaatgtctgttggctcctgtaaaacctgcgttggtctctctgcattctctcgcaggttgatgtgagactctcgcaggttactgtttgcctcctctgtagggcaatgtattcatcgcccatggcggaagtcagtggatcGATGGGCTCTTCCCCAGTAGGGACTCTAGGCACCGGTTCAATTTCAAtctcttcagctgctggtgctgcctgttgaatcttagctgctggtgctgcctgttgaatctcagctgctggtgctgcctgttgaatctcagctgctggtgctgcctgttgaatctcagctgctggtgctgcctgttgaatctcagctgctggtgctgcctgttgaatctcagctgctggtgctgcctgttgaatctcagctgctggtgctgcctgttgaatctcagctgctggtgctgcctgttgaatctcagctgctggtgctgcctgttgaatctcagctgctggtgctgcctgttgaatctcagctgctggtgctgcctgttgaatctcagctgctggtgctgcctgttgaatctcagctgctggt from Bombina bombina isolate aBomBom1 chromosome 2, aBomBom1.pri, whole genome shotgun sequence harbors:
- the LOC128650441 gene encoding uncharacterized protein LOC128650441 isoform X1, translated to MHRSRRSTLPPRRYQSEQEPPAPAKEKIKISFQSISEDDLDIIPPTQYTTVVSAQVHNVEEQGPIDIELAQESPRPQALQTQQANLPLDSVQASFLSAVPPAAMSAVSDLLKNIISAMAAASPGPSVTPAVFPPDPSSQDPDPALTTPSRHRPFTPLIEAPHVATRGPQPGRNMAPQPSTPGLAPGRTIPEAHAISGPMLLPPGPSDLLRQPRGPGPTSGVNAMLVTSPEADIGTSGLADSRAVTRTSAPGATPLAGEHREPSLAVGGLSVGGRRGISSASKLRKRTAHLNVNPQGHQRGRSIIRGSTRQIASDRGRGTRRVNPSRAMRPLQFIQMGDNANAVQQAAPDIINPHRADSGLVQAAAQPHDIVSNNSLHVNQGNVQSMHVNQNIEHHLPSHHLPSPIGVNAALNGVNVQAAPQGYNTPLVGIHNANVQSLSQLQHPITLGIQGVQPLDQGIHSPMAATQGAHAHSLNHAQSISQACHNPIVDQQGVNAQTSANGQSVSQGFHTPLHIAHPPLATDNPDTSIGQSARQILSLLQGAIGSQSAAKTRTNTATVMSGADAGVPGSITAGAAATTSTAQQGSSGLALQNQPAGQPVSSMGQGPPAISHARPSWIALLPLVRSSLAPSTWHAYARMWSEWDNFCASRGADAAQGSRDNLHDWLVSLHASGARQGAIQSKLAALSFFYRALAIPDPTNSFFIRQVIKGWGRSQQRKIDTREPITRDRLERLLLALDVVCRSDFEALLFKTAFNLAFAAALRVSEVVAPSKQASGAGIQLQHVRAAPDSLLLFLPRSKTDQEGKGTWIPVHPQVNSACCPVNCVNLYLAQRPPGPGQFLVHADGRSLSKFQFGRVLKLAAVQAGLDASRLAPHSFRIGAATNAAQAGSSCEDIKRIGRWRSNCFRTYVRPIV
- the LOC128650441 gene encoding uncharacterized protein LOC128650441 isoform X2: MHRSRRSTLPPRRYQSEQEPPAPAKEKIKISFQSISEDDLDIIPPTQYTTVVSAQVHNVEEQGPIDIELAQESPRPQALQTQQANLPLDSVQASFLSAVPPAAMSAVSDLLKNIISAMAAASPGPSVTPAVFPPDPSSQDPDPALTTPSRHRPFTPLIEAPHVATRGPQPGRNMAPQPSTPGLAPGRTIPEAHAISGPMLLPPGPSDLLRQPRGPGPTSGVNAMLVTSPEADIGTSGLADSRAVTRTSAPGATPLAGEHREPSLAVGGLSVGGRRGISSASKLRKRTAHLNVNPQGHQRGRSIIRGSTRQIASDRGRGTRRVNPSRAMRPLQFIQMGDNANAVQQAAPDIINPHRADSGLVQAAAQPHDIVSNNSLHVNQGNVQSMHVNQNIEHHLPSHHLPSPIGVNAALNGVNVQAAPQGYNTPLVGIHNANVQSLSQLQHPITLGIQGVQPLDQGIHSPMAATQGAHAHSLNHAQSISQACHNPIVDQQGVNAQTSANGQSVSQGFHTPLHIAHPPLATDNPDTSIGQSARQILSLLQGAIGSQSAAKTRTNTATVMSGADAGVPGSITAGAAATTSTAQQGSSGLALQNQPAGQPVSSMGQGPPAISHARPSWIALLPLVRSSLAPSTWHAYARMWSEWDNFCASRGADAAQGSRDNLHDWLALPPG